Proteins encoded within one genomic window of Dermatophilus congolensis:
- a CDS encoding mechanosensitive ion channel family protein, with the protein MIGTTLMMMTAKLDIRNPIHTGTSGRTGTGADKEPTGNTSFSLSKLSDLTWSDLGDWLLDRPLKILFILVVAYLARWLLHRGINTLIRTIQWRRSTGDTGSIGVVDPMPTAQLPVMRRGARKAARAVKQAGLVNTDRQGQRLDTLGSLLRSIVSVLVWVTAALMIGTELGINMAPIIASAGVGGVAIAFGAQSIVKDFISGLFMMFEDQYGVGDLVDTGEAIGTVEEVTLRVTRLRDATGVVWYVRNGQITRIANRTQGFQTGAVDIPVSIEEDPGRVISILKRVVADVYIDPRWRKSLLEEPTVAGVESLEGGTMTIRIFAKCVADQQWGVMREIREHSKKALSARGIAGPLLMPSNLPWAPHAAKPKEGTDNNTPPKS; encoded by the coding sequence ATGATCGGCACGACCCTCATGATGATGACGGCAAAGCTCGACATCCGTAATCCCATCCACACCGGCACCAGCGGACGAACAGGGACAGGCGCAGACAAAGAACCTACCGGAAATACCTCCTTCTCACTATCCAAACTCAGCGACCTCACATGGAGCGACCTAGGCGACTGGCTCCTAGACCGCCCCCTAAAAATCCTCTTCATCCTCGTCGTCGCCTACCTCGCCCGCTGGCTACTACACCGCGGCATCAACACCCTCATCCGCACCATCCAATGGCGCAGATCCACCGGCGACACCGGCAGCATCGGCGTGGTCGACCCCATGCCCACCGCCCAACTGCCCGTCATGCGCCGCGGAGCCCGCAAAGCCGCCCGAGCCGTCAAACAAGCAGGACTGGTCAACACCGACCGTCAAGGCCAACGCCTCGACACCCTCGGATCACTCCTACGAAGCATCGTCTCCGTCCTCGTCTGGGTCACCGCCGCCCTCATGATCGGCACCGAACTCGGCATCAACATGGCCCCGATCATCGCCTCCGCCGGAGTCGGTGGTGTCGCCATCGCCTTCGGTGCACAAAGCATCGTCAAAGACTTCATCAGCGGCCTATTCATGATGTTCGAAGACCAATACGGCGTCGGTGACCTCGTCGACACCGGCGAAGCCATCGGCACCGTCGAAGAAGTCACCCTGCGCGTCACCCGACTCCGCGACGCAACCGGTGTCGTCTGGTACGTCCGCAACGGCCAAATCACCCGCATCGCCAACCGCACCCAAGGCTTCCAAACCGGCGCCGTCGACATCCCCGTCTCCATCGAAGAAGACCCAGGCCGAGTCATCTCCATCCTCAAACGCGTCGTCGCCGACGTCTACATCGACCCCCGCTGGCGCAAATCCCTCCTCGAAGAACCCACCGTCGCCGGTGTCGAATCCCTCGAAGGCGGCACCATGACCATCCGCATCTTCGCCAAATGCGTCGCCGACCAACAATGGGGCGTCATGCGAGAAATCCGCGAACACAGCAAAAAAGCACTCTCCGCACGCGGCATCGCCGGCCCCCTCCTCATGCCCAGCAACCTGCCCTGGGCACCCCACGCCGCCAAACCCAAAGAAGGCACCGACAACAACACCCCACCCAAGTCATAA
- a CDS encoding threonine/serine exporter family protein, with the protein MADKSGGSVSGVGDEGRSGVPEGDERSWFVPVTRDASSVEGDAGVEVVAPVSKPEMYPALDENSVIAEDPVTGTLKVIPRDQLKQSGLFRVRNALRGSAPTWGMDLREINDGVEHAHSRSVIDLAMRMAEVSLATGASAADVTAGVLAVTRAYGLRSVHVDVTFTSIAVTHHRGSFQDPVTMVRTVSVRVPDYERLSRLEALSAEISEGDLPLDEARARFLEINESPHAYARWVVTVAAGVTGLGVGILLGGTPAELVLVTLVVMLVDRSSLWSARRKLAAFFAQIVGGAIPTVVMLGLVAGGAYVSDSFLAVRPSLIVTCGIVVALAGLSVVGAAQDAIDAYYVTAAARSFEVFMMTLGILVGVMGVLSIGQRLGVPSYLIPPRTFAPMLGWQITGVVLAAFGAALSSYSGPVTVVVAAVTGALSWLVYTLVGVAGFDPIAATAAACLCAGLMSQLMAGWLSVPPLGVVTGGIVAFLPGGLVFRGLYYLVEPVPDPSAAMDGGTLLWSAAATGLAIAGGVSMGTYLGRFLRPRSRIAGKAVSRALRRSSVSSGAAS; encoded by the coding sequence GTGGCTGACAAGAGTGGCGGTTCTGTTTCTGGTGTTGGTGATGAGGGGCGCTCGGGTGTGCCTGAGGGTGATGAGCGTTCGTGGTTTGTGCCGGTGACGCGGGATGCGTCTTCGGTTGAGGGTGATGCTGGGGTGGAGGTTGTCGCGCCGGTGAGTAAGCCGGAGATGTATCCGGCGTTGGATGAGAACAGCGTGATCGCTGAAGACCCGGTGACCGGGACGTTGAAGGTTATTCCGCGGGATCAGTTGAAGCAGAGTGGGTTGTTCCGGGTTCGGAATGCGTTGCGGGGTTCTGCGCCGACGTGGGGGATGGATCTGCGGGAGATCAATGATGGGGTGGAGCATGCGCATTCGCGGTCGGTGATTGATTTGGCGATGCGGATGGCTGAGGTGTCGTTGGCTACGGGGGCTTCGGCTGCGGATGTGACTGCGGGTGTGTTGGCGGTGACGCGTGCCTATGGGTTGCGGTCGGTGCATGTGGATGTGACGTTTACGTCGATCGCGGTGACGCATCACCGGGGGTCGTTTCAGGATCCCGTGACGATGGTGCGCACGGTGAGTGTGCGGGTGCCTGATTATGAGCGGTTGTCGCGGTTGGAGGCGTTGAGCGCGGAGATTTCTGAGGGTGATTTGCCTTTGGATGAGGCGCGGGCGCGGTTTTTGGAGATCAATGAGAGTCCGCATGCGTATGCGCGGTGGGTGGTGACTGTTGCTGCGGGTGTGACGGGTTTGGGTGTGGGGATCTTGTTGGGTGGTACGCCGGCTGAGTTGGTGTTGGTGACGTTGGTGGTGATGTTGGTGGATCGCTCGTCGTTGTGGTCGGCGCGGCGGAAGTTGGCGGCGTTTTTCGCCCAGATTGTGGGTGGGGCGATCCCTACGGTGGTGATGTTGGGGTTGGTTGCTGGTGGCGCGTATGTGTCGGATTCGTTTTTGGCGGTGCGGCCTTCGTTGATTGTTACGTGCGGGATTGTTGTGGCGTTGGCTGGGTTGTCTGTGGTGGGGGCGGCCCAGGATGCGATTGATGCGTATTACGTCACGGCGGCGGCGCGTTCATTTGAGGTGTTCATGATGACGTTGGGCATTTTGGTGGGGGTGATGGGTGTGTTGAGTATTGGCCAGCGGTTGGGGGTGCCGTCGTATTTGATTCCTCCGCGCACGTTCGCTCCGATGTTGGGGTGGCAGATCACGGGGGTGGTGTTGGCTGCGTTTGGTGCGGCGTTGTCGTCGTATTCGGGGCCGGTGACGGTGGTGGTTGCTGCGGTGACGGGTGCGTTGAGTTGGTTGGTGTACACGCTGGTGGGGGTTGCCGGGTTTGATCCGATTGCGGCGACGGCGGCTGCGTGTTTGTGTGCGGGGTTGATGAGTCAGTTGATGGCTGGCTGGTTGAGTGTCCCGCCGTTGGGTGTGGTTACGGGTGGGATTGTGGCGTTTTTGCCTGGTGGGCTGGTGTTTAGGGGCTTGTATTACTTGGTTGAGCCGGTGCCGGATCCGTCTGCGGCGATGGATGGTGGGACGTTGTTGTGGTCGGCGGCTGCGACGGGGTTGGCGATTGCTGGTGGTGTGTCGATGGGGACGTATTTGGGGCGTTTCTTGAGGCCGCGCTCGCGGATTGCGGGGAAGGCGGTTTCGCGTGCGTTGCGTCGTTCGTCGGTGAGTTCGGGGGCGGCGAGCTGA
- a CDS encoding alpha-amylase family glycosyl hydrolase, which produces MANPTSPSPYERMGGHAAFTTLISTFYDGVRNDPELRALYPEEDLAPAEQRLLEFMEQYWGGPTTYSEKRGHPRLRMRHMPFAITPSQRDRWVTHMMKGVDAMGLPQPEDTALRAYLLRAADSLINTPEPQPLPWWKNAVVYQIYPRSFADANGDGIGDLPGITNNLHHIAELGVDAIWISPFYPSPMADAGYDVTDYRDIDPTYGTLEDLDNLINRAHQLGLKIIIDIVPNHTSSSHPWFQQALNAAPNSPERDRYIFRQGRGPNGELPPNNWESNFSGPAWTRTDDGSWYLHLFDSAQPDLNWNNPHVHAEFESILRYWCDRGIDGFRIDVAHGLIKADGLPDTDPTLTPNDPTHHQPMYDQDGVHDIYRHWRRILNEYNPTNNPNNDRILIAEAWVTPLERTARYVRPDEMHHSFGFEYLTTAWDAQAITNTITHTITANNAVNAISTWGLSNHDVVRHASRLGHHDTTLTASRLGIGPNDPQPDTQLGLTRARAATTLMLGLPGAAYLYQGEELGLPEATTIPPHHRQDPTWTRSNGTIIGRDGCRVPLPWNADAPAYGFNTTGKTWLPQPDTYRQYARDHQENTPNSTLELYRTLLSLRRQYRLGETDLAHVDMGPENNHLVVFHADGPVERIVIMLNTSNTPTPLPHGELLISSSPCHNNQLPGNSAAWIRLPRNTTTP; this is translated from the coding sequence ATGGCTAACCCAACCAGCCCCAGCCCCTACGAACGCATGGGCGGCCACGCAGCCTTCACCACACTCATCTCCACCTTCTACGACGGCGTCCGCAACGACCCCGAACTACGCGCCCTCTACCCCGAAGAAGACCTCGCCCCAGCCGAACAACGACTCCTCGAATTCATGGAGCAATACTGGGGCGGACCCACCACCTACTCCGAAAAACGCGGCCACCCCCGCCTACGCATGCGCCACATGCCCTTCGCCATCACACCCAGCCAACGCGACCGCTGGGTAACCCACATGATGAAAGGCGTCGACGCCATGGGCCTACCCCAACCCGAAGACACAGCCCTACGCGCCTACCTCCTACGCGCAGCCGACTCCCTCATCAACACCCCCGAACCACAACCACTCCCCTGGTGGAAAAACGCCGTCGTCTACCAGATCTACCCCCGCAGCTTCGCCGACGCCAACGGCGACGGCATCGGAGACCTCCCCGGAATCACCAACAACCTCCACCACATCGCCGAACTTGGCGTCGACGCCATCTGGATAAGCCCCTTCTACCCCTCCCCCATGGCCGACGCCGGATACGACGTCACCGACTACCGCGACATCGACCCCACCTACGGCACCCTCGAAGACCTCGACAACCTCATCAACCGCGCCCACCAACTCGGCCTCAAAATCATCATCGACATCGTCCCCAACCACACCTCCAGCAGCCACCCCTGGTTCCAACAAGCCCTCAACGCCGCCCCCAACTCCCCCGAACGCGACCGCTACATCTTCCGCCAAGGCCGCGGCCCCAACGGCGAACTACCACCCAACAACTGGGAATCCAACTTCTCCGGCCCAGCATGGACCCGCACCGACGACGGCAGCTGGTACCTCCACCTCTTCGACTCAGCCCAACCAGACCTCAACTGGAACAACCCCCACGTCCACGCCGAATTCGAATCCATCCTCCGCTACTGGTGCGACCGCGGCATCGACGGCTTCCGCATCGACGTCGCCCACGGCCTCATCAAAGCCGACGGCCTACCCGACACCGACCCCACCCTCACCCCCAACGACCCCACCCACCACCAACCCATGTACGACCAAGACGGCGTCCACGACATCTACCGCCACTGGCGCCGCATCCTCAACGAATACAACCCCACCAACAACCCCAACAACGACCGCATCCTCATCGCCGAAGCCTGGGTCACCCCCCTAGAACGCACCGCCCGCTACGTACGCCCCGACGAAATGCACCACAGCTTCGGATTCGAATACCTCACCACCGCCTGGGACGCCCAAGCCATCACCAACACCATCACCCACACCATCACCGCCAACAACGCCGTCAACGCCATCTCCACCTGGGGCCTGTCCAACCACGACGTCGTCCGCCACGCCTCCCGCCTCGGCCACCACGACACCACACTGACCGCAAGCCGCCTAGGCATCGGCCCCAACGACCCCCAACCCGACACCCAACTCGGCCTCACCCGCGCCCGCGCCGCCACCACCCTCATGCTCGGCCTCCCCGGCGCCGCCTACCTCTACCAAGGCGAAGAACTCGGACTACCCGAAGCCACCACCATCCCCCCACACCACCGCCAAGACCCCACCTGGACCCGCTCCAACGGCACCATCATCGGCCGCGACGGATGCCGCGTCCCCCTCCCCTGGAACGCCGACGCCCCCGCCTACGGCTTCAACACCACCGGCAAAACCTGGCTACCCCAACCCGACACCTACCGCCAATACGCCCGCGACCACCAAGAAAACACCCCCAACTCCACCCTCGAGCTCTACCGAACCCTCCTATCCCTGCGCCGCCAATACCGCCTCGGCGAAACCGACCTCGCCCACGTCGACATGGGCCCCGAGAACAACCACCTCGTCGTCTTCCACGCCGACGGCCCCGTCGAACGCATCGTCATCATGCTCAACACCAGCAACACCCCCACCCCACTACCCCACGGAGAACTCCTCATCTCCAGCAGCCCCTGCCACAACAACCAACTACCCGGCAACAGCGCCGCCTGGATCCGACTCCCCCGAAACACCACCACCCCATGA
- the malQ gene encoding 4-alpha-glucanotransferase, translating to MEHPSQVLADLARAYGVATEYDNWKGEHVIVSAETIRAVLGAFDVDASDDAAASRALREREDEPWLRTLPAFSLVRAGEGGRVAVHVPHGEPVRVWVELEDRAGVRDLRQLDVWVDPRMVNGALVGEATFELPGDLPLGWHSLHAEVSGSVEGVGQGTLVVVPAVLDVPEPVASSGARGVATQIYQVRTRRSWGMGDFADLGDTCVWAGRDLGADFVLVNPVHAAAPVPPIEPSPYLPTSRRFVDTSYIRPEDVPELAYADEGVQALVARCARQGRALNERDSIERNVLVPLKREALHALYEVPRSVRRQLEFEQFCQEQGQPLIDFATWCALIADGSVSDAQWRELFFSPQAPAVEQFRDEHVEDVGFEMWLQWVADAQLAQVQRSAVDAGMSVGVLKDMAVGVHPAGADAWSLGSVLARGVTVGAPPDAYSQLGQDWSQPPWRPDRLVETGYRPFRDMIRAALRHSGGMRIDHIIGFFRLWWVPAGKKPLDGTYVRLDHEAMIGILVLEAQRAGAVIVGEDLGTVEPWVRDYLSGRGILGTSIFWFEQDEAGFRQPETYRRLCLSSVTTHDLPPTAGYLEGEHVKVRDRLGMFTQQVEKEWEAFHDERHRVLCRLSERGLVDVPSGDGVDARTIAAEDDLVAHRAGSVVEALHRYVSWTPSLLVSVAMADLAGDRRGVNQPGTNDEYPNWRVPLAGPDGVPMFLEELVQSRRAKALAACIERGVPRCEA from the coding sequence ATGGAGCACCCTTCGCAGGTCCTGGCGGACCTGGCTCGCGCTTATGGTGTCGCGACCGAGTACGACAACTGGAAGGGTGAGCACGTCATTGTTAGCGCCGAGACGATTCGGGCGGTGTTGGGCGCGTTCGATGTGGATGCTTCGGATGATGCGGCGGCGTCGCGGGCGTTACGTGAGCGGGAGGATGAGCCGTGGTTACGAACTTTGCCGGCGTTTTCGTTAGTGCGGGCGGGGGAGGGTGGCCGTGTTGCGGTGCATGTGCCTCATGGTGAGCCGGTGCGGGTGTGGGTGGAGTTGGAGGATCGGGCAGGTGTGCGTGATCTGAGGCAGTTGGATGTGTGGGTGGATCCGCGCATGGTTAATGGTGCGTTGGTGGGTGAGGCGACGTTTGAGTTGCCGGGTGATTTGCCGTTGGGGTGGCATTCGTTGCATGCCGAGGTGTCGGGTTCTGTTGAGGGGGTTGGGCAGGGCACGCTTGTGGTGGTTCCGGCGGTGTTGGATGTGCCTGAGCCGGTGGCTTCTTCGGGTGCTCGTGGGGTGGCGACGCAGATTTATCAGGTGCGTACCCGTCGTTCTTGGGGGATGGGTGATTTCGCGGATCTGGGTGATACGTGTGTGTGGGCGGGGCGTGATTTGGGTGCCGATTTTGTGTTGGTGAACCCGGTGCATGCGGCTGCTCCTGTTCCTCCGATTGAGCCGTCGCCGTATTTGCCGACGTCGCGCCGGTTTGTGGATACGAGTTATATCCGTCCTGAGGATGTGCCTGAGTTGGCGTATGCCGATGAGGGTGTGCAGGCGTTGGTGGCTCGGTGTGCTCGTCAGGGTCGGGCGTTGAATGAGCGGGACAGCATTGAGCGCAATGTGTTGGTTCCGCTCAAGCGTGAGGCTTTGCATGCGTTGTATGAGGTGCCGCGGTCGGTGCGTCGTCAGTTGGAGTTTGAGCAGTTCTGTCAGGAGCAGGGGCAGCCGCTGATTGATTTCGCGACGTGGTGTGCGTTGATCGCTGATGGTTCGGTCAGTGATGCGCAGTGGCGGGAGTTGTTCTTCTCGCCGCAGGCTCCTGCGGTGGAGCAGTTCCGGGATGAGCACGTCGAGGATGTCGGGTTCGAGATGTGGCTGCAGTGGGTTGCTGATGCGCAGTTGGCGCAGGTGCAGCGTTCAGCTGTGGATGCGGGCATGAGTGTTGGTGTTTTGAAGGATATGGCGGTGGGTGTGCATCCGGCGGGTGCGGATGCGTGGTCGTTGGGGTCGGTGTTGGCTCGTGGGGTGACGGTGGGGGCTCCGCCGGATGCGTACAGCCAGTTGGGTCAGGATTGGAGTCAGCCGCCGTGGCGTCCGGATCGTCTTGTGGAGACGGGGTATCGCCCGTTCCGGGACATGATTCGGGCGGCGTTGCGTCATTCGGGTGGTATGCGTATTGATCACATCATTGGGTTTTTCCGGTTGTGGTGGGTCCCTGCTGGGAAGAAGCCGCTGGATGGGACGTATGTGCGTCTGGATCATGAGGCGATGATCGGCATTCTCGTGCTGGAGGCCCAGCGTGCTGGTGCTGTGATTGTTGGTGAGGATTTGGGCACGGTGGAGCCGTGGGTGCGTGACTACTTGAGTGGTCGGGGCATTTTGGGCACGTCGATTTTCTGGTTTGAGCAGGATGAGGCCGGTTTCCGGCAGCCGGAGACGTATCGCCGGTTGTGTTTGTCGTCGGTGACGACGCATGATTTGCCGCCTACGGCTGGGTATTTGGAGGGTGAGCACGTCAAGGTTCGTGACCGGTTGGGCATGTTTACTCAGCAGGTTGAGAAGGAGTGGGAGGCCTTCCATGATGAGCGGCACCGGGTGTTGTGCCGTCTTTCTGAGCGGGGTCTTGTTGATGTGCCCAGTGGTGATGGTGTTGATGCCCGCACGATCGCGGCTGAGGATGATCTCGTTGCTCACCGAGCTGGGTCGGTGGTGGAGGCGCTGCATCGGTATGTGTCGTGGACGCCGTCGTTGTTGGTGTCGGTGGCGATGGCTGATTTGGCTGGGGATCGCCGGGGTGTGAATCAGCCTGGAACTAATGATGAGTACCCGAACTGGCGGGTTCCGTTGGCTGGCCCTGATGGTGTTCCTATGTTTTTGGAGGAGTTGGTGCAGTCTCGTCGGGCTAAGGCGTTGGCTGCGTGTATTGAGCGTGGTGTTCCACGTTGTGAAGCTTGA